One region of Chryseobacterium sp. SORGH_AS_0447 genomic DNA includes:
- a CDS encoding alpha-ketoglutarate-dependent dioxygenase AlkB → MNSADFEATGKGRLGNHLVKQDSVNIAIVRTTTRYNIPANVFSDIHYSIIKKINEVISLEKIDLLEQHFNNALIEVYDSSYSKMGFHSDQALDLEDRSFIALFSCYENPTILQENQLRKLVIKNKMTEEESEIVLDHHSVVLFSVETNKKFQHKIILNSKQNFKNDIDNRWLGITFRTSKTFITFKDTQPYFSKGERLTLADEEEEKEFFQLRGQENRSLDFTYPKLFYTVNPADLLIPENKIKP, encoded by the coding sequence ATGAACTCCGCTGATTTTGAAGCGACGGGAAAAGGCAGACTTGGTAATCATCTTGTAAAACAAGACAGTGTAAATATAGCGATAGTAAGAACCACAACACGATACAATATTCCTGCAAATGTATTTTCTGATATACACTATTCTATTATTAAAAAAATAAATGAAGTAATTTCATTAGAAAAAATAGACTTGCTTGAACAGCATTTTAATAATGCTCTAATTGAAGTATATGATTCTTCCTATTCCAAAATGGGATTTCACTCCGACCAGGCACTTGACCTGGAAGATCGCTCTTTTATTGCCTTGTTTTCCTGTTATGAAAACCCAACCATTCTGCAGGAAAATCAGCTGCGAAAACTGGTCATCAAAAACAAAATGACCGAAGAGGAATCTGAAATTGTATTGGATCACCATTCTGTCGTTTTATTTTCGGTGGAAACCAATAAGAAATTTCAGCATAAAATTATCCTGAATTCAAAGCAGAATTTTAAAAATGATATTGATAACAGATGGCTTGGAATTACCTTCAGAACTTCAAAGACTTTTATAACCTTTAAAGATACTCAACCTTATTTTTCAAAAGGGGAACGATTAACCTTAGCTGACGAAGAAGAAGAAAAAGAATTTTTTCAGCTGCGCGGCCAGGAAAACCGATCGTTGGACTTTACTTATCCTAAATTGTTTTACACGGTAAATCCTGCAGATCTTCTGATTCCCGAAAACAAAATTAAACCATAA
- a CDS encoding RNA polymerase sigma factor RpoD/SigA — translation MRQLKITKQVTNRETASLDKYLQEIGKVELITADEEVDLAQRIRAGDRAALEKLIKANLRFVVSVSKQYQNQGLSLPDLINEGNLGLMKAAKRYDETRGFKFISYAVWWIRQSILQALAEQSRIVRLPLNKIGSINKINKAYAHLEQENERPPSPEELAEVLDMSEEDIKESMKNSGRHLSMDAPLVEGEDSNLYDVLRSGESPSPDKDLMLESLQIEIERALNTLTPREADLVRLYFGLNGKHPMTLEEIGETFDLTRERVRQIKEKAIKRLKHNTRSKILKSYLGK, via the coding sequence ATGAGACAATTAAAAATCACTAAGCAGGTAACCAACAGGGAAACTGCTTCATTAGACAAGTATTTGCAGGAAATTGGTAAAGTGGAACTGATCACTGCGGACGAAGAGGTAGATTTGGCACAGCGAATCCGTGCGGGCGACAGAGCAGCACTGGAAAAATTAATTAAGGCCAACCTCCGTTTCGTAGTATCCGTATCCAAGCAGTACCAAAATCAGGGTCTTTCTTTACCGGATTTGATTAACGAAGGTAACTTAGGACTTATGAAGGCGGCAAAAAGGTATGATGAAACTAGAGGTTTCAAATTCATCTCTTACGCGGTTTGGTGGATTCGTCAGTCGATCTTACAGGCTTTGGCAGAACAGTCGAGAATTGTAAGACTACCGCTGAACAAAATCGGTTCCATCAATAAGATCAACAAGGCTTACGCTCACCTTGAGCAGGAAAACGAAAGACCACCTTCTCCGGAAGAGTTGGCTGAAGTTCTGGACATGAGCGAAGAAGACATCAAGGAATCGATGAAAAACTCCGGAAGACACCTGTCGATGGATGCACCTTTAGTAGAAGGTGAAGATTCCAATCTTTATGACGTATTGCGTTCAGGAGAATCTCCGAGCCCGGATAAAGACCTGATGCTGGAATCGCTTCAGATCGAGATCGAAAGAGCATTGAATACACTGACTCCAAGAGAAGCAGATTTGGTAAGACTGTATTTCGGACTAAACGGGAAACATCCAATGACCCTGGAAGAAATCGGTGAAACTTTCGACCTTACCAGAGAACGTGTTCGTCAGATCAAAGAAAAAGCGATCAAGAGATTGAAGCACAACACCAGAAGTAAGATTCTGAAATCTTATTTAGGGAAGTAA
- a CDS encoding S1/P1 nuclease: protein MYSKILVLALMVSSLYSYAWGLTGHRIIAEIAENHLSGKARREIKKLMGRERLAYWANWPDFIKSDTTGAWKQASAWHYVNIDPQTDFKVFEEKLEAQAGPSLYTQVKTLSRQLKDSKTPEKDRKIALIFLIHIMGDLAQPLHVGRAEDLGGNKINVTYFGEKTNLHSVWDGKLVDSQKYSYTEYSKLLDIKTDAEVQQIQKGTLEDWLYDSHKMANKIYAQTPNDSKLAYDYQYKFNDTMERQLLYGGLRLAKWLNDLF, encoded by the coding sequence ATGTATTCTAAAATTCTGGTTCTGGCATTGATGGTATCTTCCCTGTATTCTTATGCGTGGGGGCTTACGGGACACCGAATTATTGCAGAAATTGCAGAAAATCACCTGTCCGGAAAGGCAAGAAGGGAAATTAAAAAATTGATGGGAAGAGAGCGCCTGGCTTATTGGGCTAACTGGCCGGATTTTATTAAATCCGATACTACCGGTGCCTGGAAACAGGCTTCTGCATGGCATTATGTAAACATTGACCCACAGACGGATTTCAAAGTATTTGAAGAAAAACTGGAAGCACAGGCGGGCCCAAGTTTATACACTCAGGTAAAAACTCTATCCAGACAGCTGAAAGATTCGAAAACTCCGGAAAAAGACAGAAAGATTGCCCTGATCTTCCTTATCCATATTATGGGAGACCTGGCTCAGCCGTTGCACGTAGGAAGAGCGGAAGATTTGGGAGGTAACAAGATCAATGTAACGTATTTCGGAGAAAAGACAAACCTGCATTCGGTATGGGACGGAAAGCTGGTGGACTCTCAGAAATACAGCTATACGGAATATTCCAAACTGCTGGATATTAAAACCGATGCTGAAGTACAACAGATTCAGAAAGGAACGCTGGAAGACTGGCTATACGATTCTCATAAAATGGCCAACAAAATCTATGCGCAGACACCGAATGACTCCAAGCTGGCTTACGATTACCAGTACAAATTCAACGATACGATGGAAAGACAGCTTCTTTACGGCGGTCTGAGACTGGCGAAATGGCTGAATGATCTTTTTTAA
- a CDS encoding type VI secretion system baseplate subunit TssG encodes MYENNIVDMHYNKLQTDFKAEAVAVNLLKYHRAVSNIFINRIGINDRAYLKDIKSISSDYLGFDEEVFTIETYREGIYDYLPEGLFHPPSLGASRKNVDTVVREIRRQKKVEEDARKFFKPFELEIFFTEISALLKEFDFDISSDTDALLNTIRELWPLIDMLDKKNAYIFIYILPFFHQIRGDRTWFERCMTAFLQVPVKVTFAPNVIDGIEEQDDSMLLGNSRLGVTYIPSGRHMDGQRNWVVNIGPIPYKEMKKYIDGSPFRKVLQAMYDYFLPVSVDIEENFITEKQEYSFALEDDERNANRLGYSTFL; translated from the coding sequence ATGTATGAGAATAATATTGTAGACATGCATTACAATAAACTGCAGACCGATTTCAAAGCGGAAGCAGTCGCCGTAAATCTTTTAAAATACCACAGGGCGGTAAGCAATATTTTTATCAACCGCATCGGGATCAACGACCGGGCGTATTTAAAAGACATCAAAAGTATTTCAAGCGATTATCTGGGTTTTGACGAAGAAGTTTTCACTATCGAAACCTACCGGGAAGGAATTTACGATTACCTTCCGGAAGGGCTTTTCCATCCGCCTTCATTAGGCGCCTCCCGAAAAAATGTGGATACGGTGGTCCGTGAGATCCGCAGACAGAAAAAAGTAGAGGAGGATGCCCGCAAATTCTTCAAGCCTTTTGAGCTGGAAATATTTTTTACCGAGATCAGTGCTTTGCTGAAAGAATTCGATTTTGACATTTCCAGTGATACCGATGCCCTGCTGAATACCATAAGAGAATTGTGGCCGCTGATCGATATGCTCGATAAGAAAAACGCATACATTTTTATTTATATTTTGCCGTTTTTCCATCAGATCCGGGGCGATAGAACCTGGTTTGAACGTTGTATGACCGCATTTTTGCAGGTTCCAGTAAAGGTTACGTTTGCCCCGAATGTCATCGATGGAATAGAAGAGCAGGACGACTCCATGCTGCTGGGGAATTCCAGACTGGGAGTCACTTACATTCCAAGCGGAAGACACATGGACGGGCAGAGAAATTGGGTCGTGAATATCGGGCCGATACCCTACAAGGAAATGAAGAAATATATCGACGGAAGCCCGTTCCGGAAAGTGTTGCAGGCCATGTATGACTACTTCCTGCCGGTAAGCGTCGATATAGAGGAAAATTTCATCACCGAGAAACAGGAATATTCTTTTGCGCTGGAAGATGACGAAAGAAATGCAAACAGGCTCGGATACTCTACATTCCTGTGA
- a CDS encoding TssN family type VI secretion system protein, whose amino-acid sequence MEVSSVKGIFLRYILMPLFAVIMMVILAAIRRNKPAIKIKTIIIYVLLCSLCLAIPGIFGFAGNMFNPYWYLIAQIVYLILGIIHVNLSDRYFKRHFTSTTKSILFESILSLTCIGFGGYLFYLIFNWISKGTGYPLMAATSIFIFLVPLVFHYCYVQLISIPVDIYKTWRYSPEQRLPDFEGADFDRLMVLNVELSKNLEEANRFRIKAKTLPTGITFGDWFYRVVDDYNHKNPNSVIHLTDEIKEPYYWIFYTKKSFFSFRKYIDFDQDITDNRISENDVVICKRVIQHEEEGLRKPQSRTI is encoded by the coding sequence ATGGAAGTTTCGTCAGTAAAAGGAATCTTTTTAAGGTATATTTTGATGCCTTTATTTGCAGTGATCATGATGGTAATTTTAGCTGCTATCAGAAGAAATAAGCCTGCCATAAAGATTAAAACCATTATCATTTATGTTCTGCTGTGCAGTTTATGCCTTGCTATTCCCGGAATCTTCGGGTTTGCGGGAAATATGTTTAATCCATACTGGTATCTTATCGCACAGATTGTTTACCTTATTTTAGGGATTATACACGTGAATTTATCAGACCGGTATTTCAAAAGGCATTTCACTTCAACCACAAAAAGTATTTTATTTGAATCGATACTTTCCCTAACGTGTATCGGATTCGGAGGCTATCTTTTTTACCTGATCTTCAACTGGATCAGCAAAGGAACCGGATATCCCTTAATGGCGGCTACGAGTATTTTTATCTTCCTTGTACCGCTGGTATTTCATTACTGCTATGTACAGCTTATTAGTATTCCCGTTGATATTTATAAGACGTGGAGATACTCGCCCGAGCAGCGGCTTCCGGATTTTGAAGGTGCCGATTTCGACCGCCTGATGGTCCTGAATGTAGAATTGAGCAAAAACCTGGAAGAAGCCAACCGGTTCAGGATTAAAGCCAAAACCCTTCCGACCGGCATCACCTTCGGCGACTGGTTCTACCGGGTCGTTGACGACTACAATCACAAAAATCCGAATTCCGTAATCCATCTTACCGATGAGATAAAGGAGCCGTATTACTGGATCTTTTACACTAAAAAATCTTTTTTCAGCTTCAGGAAATATATCGATTTTGATCAGGACATTACCGACAACCGCATTTCAGAAAACGATGTGGTGATCTGCAAAAGAGTAATCCAGCACGAAGAAGAAGGACTGAGAAAACCACAATCACGCACAATTTAA